CGAGCAGGCACCAAGCACGTCGTGGACGAGATAGAGCGCTCTCTGGACGATGCGATATCTGTGGTATCTGTCGCCATCGAGGAGGGACGTATGCTCACCGGCGGCGGCTCAACCGCGGTCGAGGTCGCCATGAGGCTCCGCGAGTTCTCTGCCTCCGTGGGAGGGCGCGAGCAGATCGCCATCGATGCCTTCGCCTCTGCGCTGGAGGTCATACCTACTGCGCTGGCCGAGAATGCGGGACTTGACCCCATCGATATACTCATCGAGCTCCGCAAGGCGCACAAGACCGGCAAGCCCCATATGGGCCTGAACGTCTATACCGGCAAGGTCGATGACATGCTGAAGCTGAACGTCATCGAGCCATTCTGCGTCGGGAGGCAGGCCATACAGTCCGCCACCGATGCGGCGGTCATGATCCTAAGGATCGATGACGTCATCGCCTCGAAGGGCGGTCCGGGAGCTGGGCTGGGCGGCGACAAATCGTCCCCAGGCGGCATGGGCGACATGGGAGAGGACTAAACGCATTCATAAGGGGGGCACGTCCCCCTCCAAAAACGATTTAAAAAGGGTTTTCCAAATAGAACGCGGTGTCATCAAGGTGGGAGCACATGGAAGAAGGTGCTGAGGGCACGGCGACCCGGCCAGAGGCGGCCAACGAGGCCGAGCAGGTGGATACGTTGCGCAAACAGCTGGAAGAGCTCCGCTCAGCTCTGGAGGCGGAGATGAAGAGGTCGAAGGAGTGCCTAGACATGGCCAGAAGGATCCAGGCGGACTTCGACAATTACAAGAAGAGGGTCGCAAAGGAAAAAGAGGAGACGGTCCGCTGTGCCAATGATAAGCTGGTCTGCGAGCTCTTGACGGTCATGGACGACCTCGAGAGGGCATTGGCGGCCGATGTCTCAGAGGAACAGCTCAGGCTTGGGCTGTCCCAGGTGCATTCAAACTTACGATCATTGCTGAAAGGATACGGTCTTACTGAGATCCCTGTGGACAGGTTCGACCCGAACTATCATGAAGCGTTCGGAGTGGGCGAGGGAGAGGAAGGGCAGATCCTGGAGGTCTATCAGAAGGGCTATTGCCTTGGCCCTAGGGTGATAAGGCATTCAAAGGTCAAA
This genomic window from Methanomassiliicoccales archaeon contains:
- a CDS encoding nucleotide exchange factor GrpE; this encodes MEEGAEGTATRPEAANEAEQVDTLRKQLEELRSALEAEMKRSKECLDMARRIQADFDNYKKRVAKEKEETVRCANDKLVCELLTVMDDLERALAADVSEEQLRLGLSQVHSNLRSLLKGYGLTEIPVDRFDPNYHEAFGVGEGEEGQILEVYQKGYCLGPRVIRHSKVKVGRNQERGDDNG